The nucleotide sequence GCGCTTTATCGCCAGTCAAATGGCACCAGCTGTACTGGATACCGTGACAGTTGATTTGCAAAACAATGACGTATTATTCCGTGCGAACGGGTCCCAGGTGAAATTTGCCGGGTTTATGAAGCTTTATATTGAAGGCACAGACGATCAGGAAGAAGAAACAAATAAGCTTTTACCTGAAATGGAAATCGGCGATAAAGTAAAATCGCTTGAAATCGAACCGAAGCAGCACTTCACTCAGCCACCTCCTCGCTATTCAGAGGCGCGTCTAGTAAAGACATTGGAAGAGCTAGGTATAGGCCGTCCATCGACATATGCCCCTACACTGGATACTATCCAAAAGCGCGGTTATGTGCAGCTTGATGCGAAGCGCTTTGTGCCGACTGAACTTGGAGAAATCGTTCATCAGGCAACATTGGAATTTTTCCCGGAAATCATCAACATTGAATTTACCGCACAAATGGAACATAATCTTGATGAAATCGAAGAAGGCATAACACAATGGGTAAATGTCATCGATGAATTTTACAAAGACTTTGAACCGCGGGTGAAATATGCGGATGAAGTAATGGAAAAAATCGAAATTAAAGATGAGCCTGCTGGAGAAGACTGCGAAAAATGCGGTTCGCCGATGGTATTCAAGCTTGGACGTTACGGGAAATTTATGGCTTGTTCAAACTTCCCGGATTGCCGCAACACAAAAGCGATCGTAAAACCGATCGATGTTAAATGTCCTTCATGTGAGACAGGTGAAATTGTTGAGCGTAAGTCCAAAACAAAGCGCATTTTTTACGGATGCAATCAGTATCCGGAATGTGACTTCGTATCATGGGATAAGCCGATTAGTAGACCTTGTCCGAAATGTAGTGCATTATTAGTAGAGAAGAAATTGAAAAAAGGTGTTCAAATTCAGTGTACTAACAGTGAATGTGATTATGAAGAAACACCGTCACAATAAAATGAAGAGGTAACAAAAATGACACAACAAGTAGTAAATGTAATTGGTGCAGGTTTAGCCGGTTCAGAAGCAGCTTGGCAAATTGCGAAGCGCGGTGTGAACGTACGTTTATATGAAATGCGCCCAGTAAAACAAACACCAGCACATCATACAGATAAATTCGCTGAGCTTGTATGCTCCAACTCATTACGTGCAAACGGACTGACAAATGCCGTTGGTGTAATTAAAGAGGAAATGCGTAAATTGGATTCTGTTATTATTGCAGCGGCAGACAATAGCTCTGTACCTGCAGGCGGTGCTTTAGCAGTAGACCGTCATGAATTTGCCGGTATCGTAACAGAAAAAGTGAAAAACCACCCGTTAATCGAGGTAATTAATGAAGAGGTAACTGAAATTCCGGAAGGCATTACAGTAATCGCAACCGGTCCATTAACTTCAGAAGCATTGGCAAAACAAATTCAGGGCCTTACAGGGGAAGACTATTTGTACTTCTATGATGCAGCAGCACCGATCATCGAAAAAGATTCGATCAATATGGATAAAGTATACTTGAAATCACGCTATGATAAAGGCGAAGCAGCATACTTGAACTGTCCGATGACAAAAGAAGAATTCGATGCTTTCCGTGAAGCGCTTATTACAGCGGAATGTGCACCTTTAAAAGAATTCGAAAAAGAAAAGTATTTCGAAGGATGTATGCCGATTGAAGTAATGGCAGCACGCGGCGAAAAGACAATGACATTCGGACCGATGAAACCGGTTGGTCTGGAAGATCCGAAAACGGATAAACGCCCATATGCTGTTGTTCAGTTACGACAAGATGATGCAGCGGGGACACTTTACAATTTAGTAGGTTTCCAAACACATTTAAAATGGCCGGAACAGAAGCGTGTCTTCTCGATGATTCCTGGCTTAGAGAACCTGGAAATTGTACGCTACGGCGTAATGCACCGTAATACGTTCATCAATTCACCAAAAGTGCTGACACAAACATATCAGTTGAAAGCACGTCCAAACCTTTTCTTCGCTGGTCAAATGACAGGTGTTGAAGGTTATGTAGAATCAGCCGGCAGTGGTCTGATTGCAGGGATTAATGCAGCACGTATGGCTTTAGGCCAAGAGTTGCTTTACTTCCCGCATGAAACAGCATTAGGTGCAATGGCTCGATACATTACACATACAGATGCGAAAAACTTCCAGCCGATGAACGTGAATTTCGGGATTTTCCCGGAACTTGGCGAGCGTATCAAATCAAAGCCGGAGCGTGCTGAGCGCCATGCTAACCGCGCATTAGAATCGATTCAGAATTTTATCAATAATCAGGCAATTTAATTGCGAAAAGCCCTTAAAGACTGTTATACTTTAGGGGCTTTTAATTTTGAGGTGATTATTTATAAATGGCTAAAAAATAAGAATTGCTTGACATCATATTGCGAAATTTGTCGAATAATACAAAGAAGTTGAATAACTCCAGCAAATTTTACTTGAAAAGTATTCACAATAGGTATAGTGTCAATATGTGTGTTTTTTTAGTAGGAAAATAAACATATTTATTCATACAACATCATTTCTCTTTTGTAATAACAGGGGGTATACACGATGGATGAAAATTTGCAAAACCAGCTTGACCAATTTATTCGCTACGTGCAACTAGAAAAAAACTTTTCCCTACATACTGTTCGCGAATATACTTCTGACTTAGAAGAATTTTTTGCATTTTTGCATGCTGAAGGTATACAAAAAATTACAGAAGTTGAGTATATCCATGCACGTCTATATGTAACAAAGCTTTATGATGAACAAAAAGCAAGAACTTCAATTTCCAGGAAAATCTCATCGATCCGTTCTTTTTTCCGTTTTTTAAATCGAGAACAGAATATTGA is from Solibacillus isronensis and encodes:
- the trmFO gene encoding FADH(2)-oxidizing methylenetetrahydrofolate--tRNA-(uracil(54)-C(5))-methyltransferase TrmFO — its product is MTQQVVNVIGAGLAGSEAAWQIAKRGVNVRLYEMRPVKQTPAHHTDKFAELVCSNSLRANGLTNAVGVIKEEMRKLDSVIIAAADNSSVPAGGALAVDRHEFAGIVTEKVKNHPLIEVINEEVTEIPEGITVIATGPLTSEALAKQIQGLTGEDYLYFYDAAAPIIEKDSINMDKVYLKSRYDKGEAAYLNCPMTKEEFDAFREALITAECAPLKEFEKEKYFEGCMPIEVMAARGEKTMTFGPMKPVGLEDPKTDKRPYAVVQLRQDDAAGTLYNLVGFQTHLKWPEQKRVFSMIPGLENLEIVRYGVMHRNTFINSPKVLTQTYQLKARPNLFFAGQMTGVEGYVESAGSGLIAGINAARMALGQELLYFPHETALGAMARYITHTDAKNFQPMNVNFGIFPELGERIKSKPERAERHANRALESIQNFINNQAI